The sequence below is a genomic window from Bos javanicus breed banteng chromosome 5, ARS-OSU_banteng_1.0, whole genome shotgun sequence.
TTAGGGCCCAGGGCGGGAATGGGGATGAGCTGGATAAGCTGGGAGTTGTCACCAAGTCCCACACAGCCTCTGGGAAACATCAGAAGGAAGCAAGCAGAAGCCCAAGTTCAAATCTTTGGGCTGCAACTCATTCCCTAcataaccttgggcaagtcacttttctctgagcctcaattttctcattcataaaatggggataacatcATCTATTTCATTCAGAAAGTATGTCTCGAGCACTTTTGTCAGGCATATGCTGGGCCCATGGATCTAGCAGCCAAGAGCCACAGAAATCCCAGCCCTTAAGGAGCTTACAGCTTTAGTGAATGAGACAGATAATCAAGACTTAAAAATAGGTGATGCACTGGATTAGTGGGTGGTGAAGGCTGcttgggaagaaagaaaactttgaaGATGAGGAAGTACAAGAGGGTGCTGGGTTAAGTGTCATGCTTAGGGAAGGTGACACTGGAAGGTGACACAGAGGCGACACTTGAGCAGATGTGATGGAAGTGAGAAGACACAGCCCTGAAGCAGGAGATAGTCTGCTGTCTCTAGAATTGGCAGGGAGGGCATGGCTGCGGCAGAAACAGCAAAGGGGAGAGCAGAAGGGCAGGCCAGGGCACCTCCCAGGCAGGCCAGTGGCTGAGAATGcaccttgcaacgcaggggacgAGGGCGCcaccctggtcagggcactagatcccacatgttgcaaggAAGACCCGAGGCAGCCAATAAATAGAGTTTAAAAAGGGCAGCCAGTGGGAAGGTCAGAGATGGGCTGATATGAAAAGGCCTGGGGGAAGGCCTCCATCCCTGAGCGCTGAGGGCAGGGAGTGATGAGCAAAATCCAAGTCAAGGTCAGCGGGGGCAGCACACCCAAAGGTGACAGGGATCTTGGTGTGTTCCAAAGACAGACGCACAGGGAGAAGGTGTCTGAGCCAGGCAGACCCCCAGAGACCACGGGAGGTTGGCCAGGGGGCCCATGGAAGGACTGTTAGGCAGGGCAGCCAGATGTGCTTCAGAAGGTTCTCAGTGGCACTGCTGGAGAACaggtgggcagggggcagaggcACACACAGGGGTGAAGGGATTTTTTTTGAGACCAACTCGGGGGGCTGAAACCCCAGGAATTACTGCTGGACTCTATAGGGGTGGGAAGGTAGAAGAGATGCCCCAGGTGTTGGCTCAGGTGAGCAGGCGGCTGGTGGTCCTGGTCGTCAAGGGCAGTCACCGAGCCAGCAGTGCTGGGAAGACACAGAAGTGCCGACAACCGTGGCACAGAGCAGGTGTCCGAAAGGGTACTGGTTGAATCAGAACAGCCTGCCACCACGGATCCCTTTCACGGATGAGAAaataaaggctcagagaggtcgaGTGACCGAGGTCCCTGAGACTAAGGCTGACAGTGGGCGGCACCTTGTCCAGCTCGGAGAACTCGATTCGCTCCTCGAGGGTGCAGCTCCGGCCGATGGGCGAGATGTTCAGCATGCCGTTCCGGAACTCGATGAAGGTCCCACTGGGGGCGAGGGGACGggcggaggggcagggaggcgggGCCAGAGAGAAGAGGGACCCTGAATTCAAATCCAGTCCTACCGGGACTTCACGGGGGACACGCATCCACCCCTGGACAAGTCAGAACCCATCTGTGAGACTCCATGCCCACCACCCCCACGCCGGGGAGGGTGCCCAGGAGGGGCGGGATCTCACCGCTTCTTGGGCAGCCTGAGCAGGGCCATGTAGCGGAGGCAGAAGTTGATCAAGTCCTGCAGGAGCTCTTCCCCCAGGTGGTTCTGGATGGTCTGGGCAAGGGACACAGGGCTCTGAGGCTGGTGGGCACAGCGTCCCTCCCGCCCAGGACAGAAGGCACCCAGAGACTGTTCCACTGTGGAAAAGTGTCCCAAGACCTGGGGGAGAGGCAGGGCACTGACCTGCTTGGAGAGCAGCCGTCCATGCTTATACTGCACCGTCCCGTTCTCAGCAAACACATAATCAAACTTCTCGATAACTTCAGGTCCACGGAGAGGCCAGAGGGAAAGACAGAGTGTGAGACGAGATACCCAGAgccaaggagagaagtgaaacCCACACTCCTTGGTCTGGCATTCAAAGCACCCTTGTTCCATCCCCAACCTGCTTTTCCAGCCTCCTCGCCTTCGCAACTTGGTTTTCTTCCAAACATGCACACAAGCCCGTCACAGCCTTAGGCCTTCCCTCCTGCAGCTCCTTCTGCCTGGGATGCCCTCCCCCTTCGGTTCTCCTCCAAGCTCCAGTTCCCTCCTCTGGAAGTCCCCCAGGGCTTCCCAGCAGAGGGCATCATTTCTGCCCTGCACTCCCACAGGCCCTCGGCACAGgaacttcttttctgttttacaaCTTCCATCACTGTGCCACCGAGGCTGGCCGCACAGGGACAGTTTTTGACTCTCACTGCCACCAAGAAGCGGCTGGAGCACAGCCAGGAGGCTGCTGCGGGGTCAGGTAGGGGGAGAGCACCCGGACGATGGTGGGGTGATAGAGACAtggatacaggagacctggacgCGCGGAGACATTTTTGGACTTGCAGATAAAATAGACAAGGGGTTGGGAaagggggctttcctgatggctcagatggtaaagaattcacctgtaatgcagcagacccaggttcgatgcctgggtcaggaagacgacctgaagaaggaaatggcaacctactccagtatgttCGCCtaaagaactccatggacagaggagccaggcgggctacaatccatggggtcataaagagtcggacacgactgaacaactaacactttcacccttGGGGAAAAGTCAAGGAAGCCTCTAGATCCACAGAACTGCCAGGATGACTTTAGAATCCTCCtctgttaaatgagataatcattCACAACCTAAAGCATGacagttgtgaggattaaatgaaaggaAGTTAATACAAGGTCATTTTCAACCTGTGGTAGCTGTTATTGATTaggtccattttaaagatgaggaaatcaagactCAGCAGGGAGAACTGAGAAAGGAGACTGTGTAAGGGCTGGATTCTGTCTGCTTGGTTCCCTGCTGTTTCTCCAAAGTCAGCACGGTGCCTGGCGTATACTAAGGGTtgaggtgttagtcactcagttgtgtctgactttttgtgacccccatggactgtagcctgccaggttcctctgtccatggaattctccacgcaagaataccattcccttccccagggaatcttcctgacccagggattgaacccaggtctctcacattgcgggcacattctttatcgtctgagccaccagggaggcctggcacatggtaggtgtTGACCAAATGTTTGTTAAACCCCGGAGCAAACACCCGCCTATTCACTCTGCTTGCTCTGCCCCACAGAAAGAGGACTGGGTCTTTGAAGGCACATCGCTCTAGGTGTCTCCCAAACTCCCCACACCCTCCACTCCCACCACCCAACTGTGGAATTGGTTCTGGCCTCTCTTCTTACCTTCATCCCCCTCTCCCAGCTGCTCGGCAATTTTCGAGTAGTCAGAGCCGCCCACCACACCAATCTGCACCCTACTTCGCAACTTCTGCAGGAAGGCAGCCACCTCTGGGTCGATTTTCTGCAGGGGGCAGGGAAGCACAGGCTCCGTTGGCATGTCTGGGCCCTCCACCCAGCCCTCACTCAGGGCTCAGAGTCCTGGGAGCCCATGTTCCACCCAGATCTGGGGCCAGTCAGGGTTCAGAACCCAGATCTCCAAATTAGAAGTGCTTGGGTTCAAACTCTGGCTCAAATTCCTCAACAGCAGGATGACCTGAGCAAATGGCTTTGCCTTTGCCTCAGTtgtcccatctataaaatggggatcacAGTAGAACCTGGAGAGGGTCACtgttaaggattaaatgagacagtgcTTGGAAAAACAACTAgcaactggcttccctggtggctcagtgccagAGGATCTGCCTGCCGATTCAGGAGACAGGTTCATCCCCTGATCCAGGaatatcctacatgccatggagcaactaagcccgtgagcctcaactactgagcctgtgctctagggccagtgcaactactgaagcccaggagcctgtgctccacagcaagagaaggccccgcgatgagaagcccaagcacctgcaagaagagtggcccctgctctctgcaactagagaaagccctcactcacagcaacgaagacccagcacagtgaaactaaataaacaagaaaaacaaaacaaaaacaactagtAACTAATCACTTGAAAAGACGTCCCCCCAAGGAAACGTAAACTAATGAGTTTCAGTCCTTGTTACTCCAAGCTGACACCATCTAGGGTGGACAGAGGAGAAACGCACTCAGATGTTGCTGGTCAGAgcgtaaattggtatagccacttgGAGGGCAATCTGGCAAGATCTAGCAAAACTTTACACGCCAGGACTTGTCACCCAGAATCGCCCAGGTGTATATGTTCACTGGGATGGTTTATAACAGTGAAAAACTGCAAATAAGCTAATCCGTTGGAGAATGGCACACAGCTGCTCTGAAATTCTATACTGTGCTTGCACAGAGTAAGGCAGGACTGTGTTTCCAATATGAGAGAGCACCAAAACACGCCGTGAATGGTTAAAAGCAAGttgcaggaacttccctggtggtccaggggttagacACCGagctcccagtacagggggcccgggtttgatcctgggttcaGGGAACCAGATTCCgtatgctgcagtgaagatcgaagattccatgtgctgcaactaagacccggtgcagccaaattaattattaacaaaaaattatgatatcgactattttttttaaaagcaagttgcagaagGGCACACACAGTATGATACCAGTtgctaaaaacacacacacacacacacaaactcacaacTTTGGGATGGGGCTGGGCCGCAATCCTGACTAGTCAAAAGGGACTTTTACCCTTCTCTGTTACGCTTTCATTCTTTACAAGAGAATGTGTTTGTGAATATGCGTACAAttgaaaattaacttaaaatgtacTATGCACAGATCTTAGGTGGATGGACAGACAGCACTGACACTCTAGTCTTGTTTAGGCCCTGGGAGCAGTGGGAAGGCAAGGTGGCCAGATTGCTTCCTGTGCCCCCAGGGCCCTCATTCATTCAGGGGATGGGATGCTAAGACCAGGGTTCCTATCCCTGCCTTGCCACCCAGACCTAGTGGCTCCTGCTCTAGGAGATTCCTCAGTAGGTCCTGGGGGACCCAGACCAGAGGGCAAGAAAGAGGCCTGCTTATCCACGCACCCAGCTGCGGggagcagtggtggtggtgggggggttcATCCTGAGTTAGATCGAATGGGAGAAAAACTAGGTGTGGAGCAGAGGTTGGAGCATCAACCCATTGAGATGCTTTTAGAAAGAAAACCGCACTCCCACCCACCCTGTACCACAACATCCCCACGGAGACCAGACCAgcctcccacccctcacctccaGGAGGAAGAAGCCCCCAAACTCAGCCTGAATGGTACAGAAGCCCTCCCTCCCTGGAAGAgaatggaggtgggagaggaagtAGGGAAGGGGCTTGAGAAACTAAATGCAGGCCAGCCCGATTTTGCAAAGGGATGGCTCCGAGACCCCCACCGATGGCCCTCGCGCCCCACCGATAGGGACTCTTAACGCCTGGGTGTGCTGCCCTGTATGGAAACGCAAGGTTCAGACGACAGCTCCGGGCTACTGGTGTCACCTAGGGCTGAACTGGGGGTGGGAACCAAGGCTGGGGagacgggggcgggggtggggtgggtggcgaCCCGAGGCAGGCCTGGCGGGGGAGGGAATTAGGTCCCTGCTCGCAGCTTCTTCCCTCCAGAATCCGACCCATTCCCCTCGCACCCAGGCACAGAAAGTGGGCGCCGATGCTCGGGGGGGCTGTGACGTGGGGAATCGGGACGTATGATTCCCAGCGTGCGGCCCCGGGGTGTCAGGGGCCAGGTATTGCGGCAGCCCACGCACGGTCCCGGGGGATCTGGGATCACGCAGCTGCAAGTCACTCATTAGGCTTCTGGGTGTTCGCGTGACACCCCCAACGGGAGCTTCTGAACGAGCGGGGTCCTACCTGGCGAGCCGGCGTGAGGGTCCCGTCCACGTCAAACAGGCAGAGGACGCGCTCCTTCCTGCGGGCGCCCTCAGCGGTGACGGCCATGGTTGCAGCTCCCGGCGCCCAGCTGAGACGATGGCTAGGGCCGCCGGAGCCGCTTGGGATAGAGGACGGACGGGGCGGGGCCTAAGGGGCGGGGCCGGCAGGCAGGTCGCAGAGCGCCAAACTGGGAAGGGGCGTGGCGGAGCGTGGCCTCGGTGAAGGGGCGTGGCCCGGATGCGGCCGACACCGGGCCTGCGCTGACGTGGGACGAGGATTCTGATGGCACCAGGCGGAGAAGGGCCCTGGCATCGGGAGGGGCAAAGGCTCGCAGGTTCcgtcagttcagttagttcagtcgctctgtcgtgtccgactctttgcggaccCCAAGAAATGCAACACGGCAGGCTTCCTCGGATTTTACCAAGCCAAACCGGAGGCGGGCCTGGGCTCGGCCCGGAAGTAAGGGATGGAACCCGGAAGGAAGGGGCGGGGCCAGCGTTGGCCCTTGGCGGGATGGTTCCGGTGGCAAGTAGGGGCGGGACGGGGGCGGGGCCTCTAGCCCGCAGTGCAGAGTCCGCGGGCGAGGCGGGGTTCAGCGACCCGCTCCCTCCCTCTAGCACTACCCCTGTCCTGCCCCGCTCCGCCCAGTCCGCCACTCACCCCCGGGCGATCAGTACCTCTAGGGCTCACCCGCTCCctcctaaagcctttgacctACAGATCTCCACCTTTAAGAAATCTGATGGCCTTTGCTCAAGGTTCTGTACTTTGCTGAATGGCCTTCCCTGACCCTTACTTCTCTAGCTGTCATTCTGCCCACCCcatgaagtgaactgaaatgaaatcgctcagttgtgtccgactctttgctacccgatggactgtggcctacgaggttcctccaaccatggaattttctaggcaagaatactggagtgggttgccatttccttctccaggggatcttcccgacccagggatcgaacctgggtcttctgcattgcaaacagatgcttttaccgtcgaAGCCACTAGGGAATCCCGTCCACCCCCCAttagatcagattagatcagtcgctcagtcgtgtccgactctttgcgaccccatgaatcacagcacgccaggcctccctgtccatcaccaactcctggagttcactgagattcacgtccatcgagtcagtgatgccatccagccatctcatcctctgccgtccccttctcctcttgcccccaatccctcccagcatcagagtcttttccaatgagtcaactcttcgcacaaggtgccaaagtactggagtttcagctttagcatcattccttccaaagaaatcccagggctcatctccttcagaatggactggttggatctccttgcagtccaagggactctcaagagtcttctccaacaccacagttcaaaagcatcaattcttcggcgctcagccttcttcacagtccaactctcacatccatacatgaccacaggaaaaaccatagccttgactagacggacctttgttggcaaagtaatgtctctgcttttgaatatgctatctagtttggtcataactttccttccaaggagtaagggtcttttaatttcatggctgcagtcaccatctgcagtgattttggagcccagaaaaagaaagtctgacactgtttccactgtttccccatctatttcccatgaagtgatgggaccggatgccatgatcgttttctgaatgttgagctttaagccaactttttcactctcctctttcactttcatcaagaggctttttagttcctcttcactttctgccataagggtggtgtcatctgcatatctgaggttattgatatttctcccggcaatcttgattccagcttgtgtttcttccagtccagcgtttctcatgatgtactctgcatagaagttaaataaacagggtgacaatatacagccttgacgaactccttttcctatttggaaccagtctgttgttccatgtccagttctaactgttgcttcctgacctgcatacaaatttctcaagaggcagaacaggtggtttggtattcccatctcttgaagaattttgcacagtttattgtgatgcacacagtcaaaggctttggcatagtcaataaagcagaaatagatgtttttctggaactctcttgctttttccatgatccagcggatgttggcaatttgatctctggttcctctgccttttctaaaaccagcttgaacatcaggaagttcacggttcacatattgctgaagcctggcttggagaattttgagcatgactttactagtgtgtgagatgagtgcaattgtgcggtaatttgagcattctttggcattgcctttctttgggactggaatgaaaactgactttttccagtcctgtggccactgctgagttttccaaatttgctggcatattgaatgcagcactttcacagcatcgtctttcaagatttggaatggctcaactggaattccatcacctccactagctttgtagtgatgctttctaaggcccacttgacttcacattccaggatgtctggctctcggtgagtgatcacaccatcgtggttatctgggtcgtgaagatcttt
It includes:
- the PMM1 gene encoding phosphomannomutase 1, with the translated sequence MAVTAEGARRKERVLCLFDVDGTLTPARQKIDPEVAAFLQKLRSRVQIGVVGGSDYSKIAEQLGEGDEVIEKFDYVFAENGTVQYKHGRLLSKQTIQNHLGEELLQDLINFCLRYMALLRLPKKRGTFIEFRNGMLNISPIGRSCTLEERIEFSELDKKEKIREKFVEALKTEFAGKGLRFSRGGMISFDVFPEGWDKRYCLDSLDQDCFDTIHFFGNETSPGGNDFEIYTDPRTVGHSVMSPQDTVQRCRELFFPETAHKA